AGACATGCATTCTTAACATATATCCCCGAGACCGCAAAACTTGATACCGGTTATACAGTAGTAACCTCTGTGAACAGTCAGATTTTTCCCCCGGGATATGTGGTAGGGAAAATCTCACGACTGGGAAAACAAACGCAGGACGGATTTTATAACGCGCAAATGGAACTTTCTGCCAATTTTAACTCGCTTACGAATGTGTACCTGATCTCCTCCAGCAATAAAGCTGTTTTGGATTCACTGGAAAAAAACCTTCGATAGCATGTATGGATCACTCAGATATATTGTGGCTTTCTTTATTTATGTGTTCTTCCAGGTCGCTATGCTCAACGACCTGACACTGTTTCACGTAGCTACACCATTTGTCTATCTGCTTTTTTTACTTACGCTCCCTTTTAATCTTCCGGTTCCGGTCCTGTATATCATTGCATTTATCACAGGATTTGCGATAGACGCATTTTCAGATCATGCGGCCACAGGGCTTCACATATTTGCATCGCTTATGGCTGTTGCCGCAAGAGGCCGGATAGCCACTTTTGTCAGTACCACCAATTACCGGAGCATAGATGAAATTTCTTTTCGAAATCAGACCCCGGTATGGTTTGTGTGGTATCTTCTCCCTTTAATTTTCCTGCATCATTTCACATATTTTTTACTGGAGGCGTTTTCCTTTCAGTTTTTTCTTCTGACGCTGTTAAAATCGATTTCGAGTACACTTTATACGTTTTTTATTTCGTATATTTTGTGTTATCTGTTTTATCAAAAATAAATGGACAATCTCAGGATCAGGGGCGGTATAATTATAGCAGGCATTGGGCTGATATTCCTGATATTTATCTGGCGGCTATTTTCTATACAGGTATTAAATAATGAATACGCCCAGAAGGCCTTAAACTACGTAGTAAAAACCAAGTCTATTATTCCCCCCAGAGGAAATATATACAACCGATACAGCGAAATCTATGTAAGCAACAGGCCCACCTTTAACCTGATGATTACTCCCAACGAACTGGTTATTCCGGATACGTCTGTACTGATCGAATTGCTGGGGATGACACAAGCGGAGATTGACGATATTATTGATAAGGCGAGCAAACACTCTATGCTCAAAGAATCGGTTTTTGCCCGATACGTAGATCCGGAAACTTACGGCAAATTGCAGGAAAGATTATGGAATTTTGGTGGATTTTCTTTTTCTGCCAGCACTACCCGATATTATCGTTACCCTGTCGGAGGCAATATTCTGGGTTACATCAGCGAAGTGAATGCCCGGGAAATTGAGAATTCTGACGGGAAATATATCAGTGGAGACCTGATTGGAAAATCGGGTATCGAAAGAGCGCATGATTCCACCCTTCGGGGGATTCAGGGAAAACAGAAGATTCTCAAAGATGTACATAATCGTGAAGTGGGTAGTTTTGCTCATGGAAAACAGGACAAGCCGGCGATCAAAGGCCGGGAAGTCATGTTGGGGATTGATACGGAATTGCAGGCTTTGGGGGAAGAGTTGATGAGAAATAAGAAAGGGAGTATTGTGGCAATAGAGCCTGCTACGGGAGAAATTCTGGCTTTTATCAGCGCCCCTTCCTATAACCCTTCTGCCCTTACCGGTAGTGAGCTGCAAAAAAACTGGCGAATGCTTCAACTTGACACCCTCAACCCGTTGTTTAACCGGCCATTGATGGCGGAGTATCCTCCGGGGTCCATTTTTAAGCTCCCTGTTGCGCTGGCAGCATTAAATGAAGGAATCATAACACCTGATACTTATTATAGCTGTGGCGGAGGGTTTAAGCGCAATCATGGTAAGCCCGGATGTCGCCACCATATTACCCCGTTGAAACTGGAAAATGCCATCAAATATTCGTGTAATTCCTATTTCGCCGCGACGTATATGGATTTCCTGAACAATACAACCAAGTATAAAGACATATATGAAGCCTATAATACCTGGTACCGCTACATGGATTTGATGGGAATAGGGCGAAAACTAAATGTGGATTTGCCTTATGAGAAAGACGGCAATCTTCCCTCTACCGACCTTTACGACAATGAGCGGGTTTTTTACGGGAAAAACCGTTGGAGTGCGACGCATGTTATCAGTAATGCTATCGGACAAGGGGAAATCCTGATGACACCATTGCAAATGGCGAATATGGTCGCTATGATCGCCGGACGTGGCAAATACTTCCCTCCACATTTTGTAAAAGCTACCAAAGGGGTTAGTGATCTTCACTGGAACAGAGTGCCTTATGATACAATCCGTACCGGGATTAGATACGAACATTTTGCCGTTGTCGTAGATGCTATGGAAAAAGTGGTGGACGGGGGTACAGCCGGGCGTGCTTTTATTCCCGGTATAGCAGTCTGTGGAAAAACTGGCACCGTGCAGAACCCCCATGGCGAAAATCACGCGGTATTCGTAGGGTTTGCGCCTAAAGAAAACCCTGTAATAGCCATTGCAGTAGTGTTGGAAAATGCCGGAGGCGGAGGGAGCTGGGCTGCGCCTACCGCCAGTATTATGATCGAAAAATATATCCGAAGGGAAATAAAGGACAAAACTTTTGAGTATAAACGAATTCTGGATGCCAACTTTTTAAGATAATTGTTTTGAACCGGAAGAATTTTGATTTTGACCTGATTACGCTGTTGCTGTTCCTCGGACTCACACTCCTGGGTTGGATGACCATTTATGCAGTTTCCTCTGCGGGTGGCCATACAGCTATTCTGGATATGGCGGCAACACATGGTAAACAGGCTATGTGGATTGGGATTGCCCTGGTGTTTGCCATGTTGATACTGTCCCTTGATTACCGGTTTATAGAGGCTACCAGTTACCTCGCGTACGGGATCAGTATTGCGTTGTTGATCGTCGTTTTGGTCGTCGGACGTGAGATCAACGGTGCAAGGAGCTGGATTGTGATTGGCGGTATTCAATTTCAACCTTCAGAGTTTGCAAAACTGGCTACAGCTTTGGCTTTGTCCAAGTATATGTCGAGGTTAAATTTTTCGATGAATAATTTGCGGCAGCTATCTGTAGCCAGCCTGATGGTAATTGCTCCTGCGATCATCGTTATTCTCCAAAACGACACCGGATCGGCATTGGTTTTTGGTAGTTTTCTGCTGGTATTCTTCCGTGAGGGCCTGAACCCCCTCGTTTTGGTTTTTCTGATCTTAACCGGTGTGGTGGCAATCGTTACGTTAGGTGTCGGGAAGTTGCTGGTCATTGCAGCTTGTATTGCAGGTGTCGGTGTGGTCTCATTTCTCTACTTCTACAATCAACGGCAGTGGGTTCGTATCCTGATGGTTCACCTAATAGCGGTAGTATTCCTGATTGGTATATCTGTGAGTGTGGATACTTTGGTAACAAAACTCGCCGACCATCAACAGATCCGTATTAAAGTACTGTTTGATCCCAACCTCGACCCTCAGGGGGCCGGATACAACGTTATCCAATCAAAAATTGCCATTGGTTCGGGAGGCATTTCCGGTAAAGGATATCTGCAGGGAAATTATACCAAATATAAATTTGTACCCAAACAGGTGACCGATTTTATTTACTGTACCATTGGGGAGGAATATGGCTGGATTGGCACGAGTGGCGTTATTGTTTTGTTTTTTCTGTTGATCTGGCGAATACGATTTCTTGCCGAAAACTCCAAAACGAGGTTTGCCCGGATATATGGCTACAGCATATTGTCGATCATCTTTTTTCACGTGATGGTAAATATTGGGATGACGATCGGGCTCATGCCGGTTATTGGTATTCCTTTGCCGTTTTTCAGCTATGGGGGCTCTTCCTTGCTGGCGTTTACAGCGCTGATTTTTATAATGGTAAATCTGTATTCTTACAGAATTTCTGTTTTAGGTTCTAAAGTGTAGCGCATCACCCCTCTTCGGCATCAGACTTTAACATTGCTTTAACATTTGCGGCTTGACAATCCCTGTCGAAGCCTATATTTTTGTTCTCCATAATTGCTTAATATTTTGATGAATAGTCATGGATATTACTGTTCGTAATCTTACCAAGACCTACGGAGATCAAAGAGCGGTGGATAATATTTCCTTTCAGGTGAAAACAGGGGAAATTCTGGGTTTCCTTGGTCCCAATGGTGCCGGTAAAACCACAACGATGAAGGTCTTAACCTGCTATATGGCACCTTCCGGAGGAACAGTGAAAATCGGAGATCTGGATATTTTTGATAACCCTGAAGAAATCAAAAAGCATATCGGCTATCTGCCAGAAAATAATCCTCTTTACCTCGAGATGCCGGTGCTGGAGTATCTCGCTTTTGTTGCGGAAATACAGGGGGTGAGCAAGGCGGAGTTCCCGGCCCGAATACGTTCAATTGTCAGTAAGTGCGGCCTGAACAAAGAAAAGCACAAAAAAATCGGTGAACTCTCTAAAGGATACCGTCAGCGGGTAGGTCTGGCTCAGGCATTGATCCACGATCCCGAAATATTGATCCTTGATGAACCAACGACAGGACTTGACCCCAACCAGATAGTCGAAATCCGGAATCTGATCCGTGAAATAGGAAAAGAGAAAACGGTCATCCTGAGCACACATATTTTGCCTGAAGTAGAGGCTAGCTGCGACAGAATCCTGATTATCAGCAATGGAAAAATCGTTGCAGACGGAACCCCCGATACCCTGAGTAAACAGGCCCAGGGAAGGCATGTGGTCAACGTCAGAATTAAAGCAGATCAGGAAGATGCGGTCCGGCAACTGCGCATAATGAAGGATGTTTCTACGGTCGAAATCAATCCATCAAAACCCGATTGGTTTCAGATTACCAGTACTACCGGTGTGGAAACGAGAGAAGCTGTATTTCAGCTTTGTGTAAAAAACGGGTGGATACTCACTGAGATGACGCCTGTTGAAGAACGCCTAGAAGATATATTCAGAGAATTAACCCTGAAATAATTTCCTATGAAAAATATATGGATCATCGCAAACAGAGAATTCCGGACTTTTCTGGACTCTCTGGTCGCGTATATCCTGCTGGTCGTATTTCTTGGACTCAGCGGATTGTTTACCTGGCTGTTTGGCACAGATGTATTTTACATCAAGCAGGCGACCATGCAGCCATTTTTCCAGATCGCCTACTGGACCTTATTTTTTTTCATCCCCGCACTGACCATGCGTATGATTGCTGAAGAAAAAAGAGTAGGCACTATGGAATCTCTGCTTACACGTGCTATTACAGACTGGCAGATTGTCGCAGGAAAATACCTGGCCTGTATGCTTTTGATTGCCATCGCCTTATTATTTACCATACCCTATTACCTCACAATCGCCTGGCTGGGGCCTATCGATCACGGGGCCGTCTGGTGTGGTTATCTGGGACTACTCCTTCTGAGTTCTGCCTATATCAGCATCGGTATTTTTACTTCAAGTATTACCAGTAACCAGATCGTTGCTTTTCTTCTCGCACTGGTGATCGGTGTATTTTTTCACTGGATATTTGGTTTGGTGAGTAGTGTAGCTTCGGGTAGCCTGGCATCATTGTTAAACTATTTAAGTACATCCACACATTTTGCTTCTGTATCACGGGGCGTTATCGATTCCCGGGATGTGATTTACTTTGTCTCGATCTCAGCGCTGGGATTAATTCTGGCAGAGATCCAGCTGGCGGGGAGGAATGTTGTCGATTGAGATTTAAAGGGAAAACTATGAAACTGACAAAATCAACAGTTACAATACGATTAATCCTGTATGTGGGGATTTTTATCATGCTGAATCTGGTCGCTGGCAGGCTGTTTTTCAGACTTGACTTTACGGCAGATCATCGTTATACCCTGAGTCAAAGTACCAAGGATATTCTGAAAGGGGTGGACGAATTAATTACCATCACAGCTTATTTTTCCCAAAACCTACCGCCAGAACTGAGCAAAACCAGCACGGATCTAAAAGATTTACTGGCAGAGTATAAGAGCTATTCCCCTAATATAGAATATGAATTTATCGATCCGGGCGACAACGAGGAAACCCAGCAGGAAGCCATGCAGGCGGGAATTTTTCCGCTCGATATTTCTGCCCGTGAAAGGGATGAGATCAAAGTAGTGCGCGGATATATGGGCGTGCTGATCAAAATGGGCAACAGGCAGGAGGTGATTCCCCTTTTGCAATCTGCTTCTGGTATGGAATATTCGTTGTCTTCCAACATCAAAAAGCTTTCCGTAACCGAAAAACCGAAGGTTGGTATTCTGCAGGGACACGGCGAAGTTGGCTCAGACCAATTGCAACAGGCCATTGCAGAACTAAGTAATCTATATGAGGTAGATACATTTTCTCTGGCGACAAATTCTGAAGCCTGGTCTGCATTCAAAACGGTCATTATCCTTGGCCCCGATCAAATGATCCCTCAGGAGCATCTGGATGCCATGGATCAGTTTCTGGCCAGTGGCGGCAGACTTCTTGTCGGGATAAACACCGTAGGGGGAGATCTTCAGGCACAGCGCCCATGGGATAGAATCAATACAGGCCTTGATACCTGGCTTAGCCAAAAAGGCGTGCTTGTCGAACAGGCTTTTCTAACCGATGTAAAAAGCGCAACAATTACGATGCAGCGCAGGCAGGGGTTTTTTGTGGTTTCTCAGCCGGTTCCATTTCCTTACTTTCCTACTATCAGTAATTTTGCCGAGCATCCGATTACGCAAGGACTGGAAGAGGTGCTGATTCAGTTTGGTAGCCCTGTCACCATTATTGGAAAAGATACGGCCATTCACATAAAACCACTTGCGATGACAACCAATCAGAGTGGAAAAATTGCCCCGCCTACCTACTTTGATCCGGATAAACAGTGGACTACTCAGGATTTTGGTTATGGCGTTCAGAATATTGCCGTTACGCTGGAAGGAAAACTGAATGGCAACGTCGCTTCAAAAATGGTAGTTATCGGTGATGGAGATTTCCCTGTGAATCCTCCCCAGCAGCAAATTTCTCCCAACAATGTAAACTTTCTGGTGAATGCTGTGGACTGGCTTACGGATGATACCGGGCTGATTGCGCTCCGAACCAGCAGCGTCGATTCCCGTCCCCTCGAAAAACTCATCCAGGATGACGATGAAACCATCGTTATGCGCAATCTGGTGAAATATGGCAACTTCTTTATTCCAATTCTGATTGTAATTGTATTTGGTATTGTTCGTTTTCAACGGCAGCGGGCCAAACGCCTGAAATGGATGGCAGAAGATTATAGTTAGTGAAAACCTGAAGATTATGTTCAAAAGATTCAGTAATAAACAGCTTATTATCGTCTTGGGATCTCTCACCGTTTTGTACCTTCTTTCACTGGTGCTGGGAGGGAAATCAGAACGAACATTTAAAAAGACGATCTCTGCAATTGATACTGCAAAAGTTAACCTGATACGTATCACTCCCCCCAACGTTTCCCCTGTTTTACTGAGCCGGGCCGGGAATGAATGGACCGTGCAAATTGACGGAGGTGTCCAGGCTCCCACTTCACCAGGTGCGGTAAAAAGTGCATTGGCATCCATTGCTTTTCTTGAAGCCAAACAACTCGTAAGCCGAAATGAAGATAAATGGGGCGAATATAAAGTCGATACAGCCGGTACCCGTGTTGAAGTGTTAACCGGAGAGAAA
The DNA window shown above is from Bacteroidia bacterium and carries:
- a CDS encoding penicillin-binding transpeptidase domain-containing protein — encoded protein: MDNLRIRGGIIIAGIGLIFLIFIWRLFSIQVLNNEYAQKALNYVVKTKSIIPPRGNIYNRYSEIYVSNRPTFNLMITPNELVIPDTSVLIELLGMTQAEIDDIIDKASKHSMLKESVFARYVDPETYGKLQERLWNFGGFSFSASTTRYYRYPVGGNILGYISEVNAREIENSDGKYISGDLIGKSGIERAHDSTLRGIQGKQKILKDVHNREVGSFAHGKQDKPAIKGREVMLGIDTELQALGEELMRNKKGSIVAIEPATGEILAFISAPSYNPSALTGSELQKNWRMLQLDTLNPLFNRPLMAEYPPGSIFKLPVALAALNEGIITPDTYYSCGGGFKRNHGKPGCRHHITPLKLENAIKYSCNSYFAATYMDFLNNTTKYKDIYEAYNTWYRYMDLMGIGRKLNVDLPYEKDGNLPSTDLYDNERVFYGKNRWSATHVISNAIGQGEILMTPLQMANMVAMIAGRGKYFPPHFVKATKGVSDLHWNRVPYDTIRTGIRYEHFAVVVDAMEKVVDGGTAGRAFIPGIAVCGKTGTVQNPHGENHAVFVGFAPKENPVIAIAVVLENAGGGGSWAAPTASIMIEKYIRREIKDKTFEYKRILDANFLR
- the rodA gene encoding rod shape-determining protein RodA — translated: MNRKNFDFDLITLLLFLGLTLLGWMTIYAVSSAGGHTAILDMAATHGKQAMWIGIALVFAMLILSLDYRFIEATSYLAYGISIALLIVVLVVGREINGARSWIVIGGIQFQPSEFAKLATALALSKYMSRLNFSMNNLRQLSVASLMVIAPAIIVILQNDTGSALVFGSFLLVFFREGLNPLVLVFLILTGVVAIVTLGVGKLLVIAACIAGVGVVSFLYFYNQRQWVRILMVHLIAVVFLIGISVSVDTLVTKLADHQQIRIKVLFDPNLDPQGAGYNVIQSKIAIGSGGISGKGYLQGNYTKYKFVPKQVTDFIYCTIGEEYGWIGTSGVIVLFFLLIWRIRFLAENSKTRFARIYGYSILSIIFFHVMVNIGMTIGLMPVIGIPLPFFSYGGSSLLAFTALIFIMVNLYSYRISVLGSKV
- a CDS encoding ATP-binding cassette domain-containing protein — encoded protein: MDITVRNLTKTYGDQRAVDNISFQVKTGEILGFLGPNGAGKTTTMKVLTCYMAPSGGTVKIGDLDIFDNPEEIKKHIGYLPENNPLYLEMPVLEYLAFVAEIQGVSKAEFPARIRSIVSKCGLNKEKHKKIGELSKGYRQRVGLAQALIHDPEILILDEPTTGLDPNQIVEIRNLIREIGKEKTVILSTHILPEVEASCDRILIISNGKIVADGTPDTLSKQAQGRHVVNVRIKADQEDAVRQLRIMKDVSTVEINPSKPDWFQITSTTGVETREAVFQLCVKNGWILTEMTPVEERLEDIFRELTLK
- a CDS encoding ABC transporter permease subunit, which translates into the protein MKNIWIIANREFRTFLDSLVAYILLVVFLGLSGLFTWLFGTDVFYIKQATMQPFFQIAYWTLFFFIPALTMRMIAEEKRVGTMESLLTRAITDWQIVAGKYLACMLLIAIALLFTIPYYLTIAWLGPIDHGAVWCGYLGLLLLSSAYISIGIFTSSITSNQIVAFLLALVIGVFFHWIFGLVSSVASGSLASLLNYLSTSTHFASVSRGVIDSRDVIYFVSISALGLILAEIQLAGRNVVD
- a CDS encoding Gldg family protein, which codes for MKLTKSTVTIRLILYVGIFIMLNLVAGRLFFRLDFTADHRYTLSQSTKDILKGVDELITITAYFSQNLPPELSKTSTDLKDLLAEYKSYSPNIEYEFIDPGDNEETQQEAMQAGIFPLDISARERDEIKVVRGYMGVLIKMGNRQEVIPLLQSASGMEYSLSSNIKKLSVTEKPKVGILQGHGEVGSDQLQQAIAELSNLYEVDTFSLATNSEAWSAFKTVIILGPDQMIPQEHLDAMDQFLASGGRLLVGINTVGGDLQAQRPWDRINTGLDTWLSQKGVLVEQAFLTDVKSATITMQRRQGFFVVSQPVPFPYFPTISNFAEHPITQGLEEVLIQFGSPVTIIGKDTAIHIKPLAMTTNQSGKIAPPTYFDPDKQWTTQDFGYGVQNIAVTLEGKLNGNVASKMVVIGDGDFPVNPPQQQISPNNVNFLVNAVDWLTDDTGLIALRTSSVDSRPLEKLIQDDDETIVMRNLVKYGNFFIPILIVIVFGIVRFQRQRAKRLKWMAEDYS